A genome region from Hevea brasiliensis isolate MT/VB/25A 57/8 chromosome 9, ASM3005281v1, whole genome shotgun sequence includes the following:
- the LOC110663957 gene encoding ankyrin repeat-containing protein BDA1, producing MDQRLTKAAREGNIPELYKLIQEDTDVLENIDKKAFVDTPLHIAASQGHIEFAMEIMNLKPSFSKKLNKDGLSPMHLAVQNDHMLVVMWLIDVDRNLVRVKGKGGFTPLHYAAEQGNLSILRECFKGCPESIKDVAFQGETALHIAVKHHRKDAIELLLMEWLRWSEFKDADFWEAELLNWKNKEGKTVLHIAASENEWNDQHQVLKMLLRCRHVRTDIKDGDGLTAREILRDQVGLTERQIWNMQAEGAGFLFPLILLYKSVIYPLRSIRQEAQTSGSKSRPWAWRLRRRSMWKSSERRNTELIVDTLVATAVFQASLSPPGGLWQGTATVDINALIRVSNSSTTSAATHPHFAGTSVMSPAEFLCFYILNGGLFLLAASRMMVNLITQEGRVLISVFSVYCLILSYLGSMLTIFPDNVSNGDSGLFYLICFSYGLVLVPSVLFAIMYMFLPKEPRVKPRKHHQTIRDRKEWW from the exons ATGGACCAGAGGTTGACTAAGGCAGCTCGAGAAGGAAATATTCCTGAATTGTATAAGCTAATCCAGGAGGATACAGATGTCTTGGAAAACATCGATAAGAAAGCTTTTGTTGATACTCCGTTGCACATAGCTGCTTCACAAGGGCATATTGAATTCGCGATGGAGATAATGAACCTGAAGCCATCTTTTTCTAAGAAGTTAAACAAAGATGGTCTTAGCCCCATGCACCttgctgtacaaaatgaccacATGCTAGTGGTGATGTGGCTCATAGATGTTGATCGAAACCTTGTCCGTGTCAAAGGAAAGGGAGGTTTCACTCCTTTGCATTATGCAGCTGAACAAGGAAACTTGTCTATTTTGAGAGAATGCTTTAAAGGCTGCCCTGAATCTATTAAAGATGTTGCCTTTCAAGGTGAAACTGCTTTACACATTGCAGTCAAGCACCACCGAAAGGATGCTATTGAATTGTTGTTGATGGAATGGCTTAGGTGGTCTGAATTCAAAGATGCCGATTTTTGGGAAGCAGAGCTCCTCAACTGGAAAAACAAGGAAGGTAAAACCGTGCTGCATATTGCTGCATCGGAGAATGAATGGAATGATCAACACCAG GTACTAAAAATGTTGCTGCGATGTCGTCATGTTAGAACTGATATAAAAGATGGTGATGGTTTGACGGCTAGGGAAATCTTGAGAGACCAAGTTGGATTAACGGAAAGACAAATTTGGAATATGCAAGCAGAGGGTGCAGGATTTTTATTtccattaatattattatataaaagtgTAATATATCCTCTACGTTCAATCCGTCAGGAAGCTCAGACATCGGGATCAAAGTCAAGGCCTTGGGCGTGGAGATTACGTCGGAGAAGTATGTGGAAATCGAGTGAGAGGCGCAATACAGAACTGATAGTTGATACGCTGGTTGCAACAGCCGTCTTCCAGGCATCACTGAGTCCACCTGGTGGTCTTTGGCAGGGTACTGCTACTGTTGATATTAACGCGCTCATTCGCGTCAGTAACTCTTCCACTACTTCTGCAGCGACTCATCCACACTTCGCTGGTACATCAGTGATGTCTCCGGCCGAGTTCCTTTGCTTTTACATTTTGAACGGTGGCTTGTTCCTCCTAGCCGCTTCTCGAATGATGGTAAATCTAATTACCCAAGAAGGCCGCGTGCTAATTTCTGTTTTTTCTGTTTACTGCTTGATTCTTTCCTACTTGGGCTCAATGTTAACCATATTTCCTGATAATGTGAGTAATGGGGACTCTGGCctgttttatttaatttgtttttctTATGGATTAGTGCTCGTACCCTCTGTATTGTTTGCCATTATGTACATGTTCTTGCCTAAGGAGCCTAGAGTAAAACCCAGAAAACATCACCAGACAATTCGTGATAGGAAAGAATGGTGGTAA
- the LOC110663967 gene encoding ankyrin repeat-containing protein BDA1-like, protein MEIVNLKASFTRKLNPDGFRPMHLALQNEDMLMVMWLIDFDGNLVRVKGKGGVTPLHHAAEKGNSSILKECFKGCPESIKNVTFQDDTALHFAIKNHDAFELLLMEWLRQSEFEDAEFWEREILNWKDQEGKTVLYIAASENGWNDQHQILKMMLRCHARTGIKDHNGLTAKEILKGQVGLHAGTTNLEYAGSRYRIFVSINIII, encoded by the exons ATGGAGATAGTGAACTTGAAGGCATCGTTTACCAGGAAGCTAAACCCAGATGGGTTTAGGCCCATGCACCTTGCTTTGCAGAATGAAGACATGCTAATGGTGATGTGGCTCATAGATTTTGATGGAAACCTTGTCCGTGTCAAAGGAAAAGGAGGTGTCACTCCTTTGCATCATGCAGCTGAAAAAGGAAACTCGTCTATTTTGAAAGAATGCTTTAAAGGTTGCCCCGAATCTATCAAAAATGTTACCTTTCAAGACGATACTGCTTTACACTTTGCAATAAAGAACCACGATGCTTTTGAATTGTTGTTGATGGAATGGCTTAGGCAGTCTGAATTCGAAGATGCTGAATTTTGGGAAAGAGAGATCCTCAACTGGAAAGACCAGGAAGGTAAAACGGTGCTGTACATTGCTGCTTCGGAGAATGGATGGAATGATCAACACCAG ATACTAAAAATGATGCTGCGATGTCATGCTAGAACTGGTATAAAAGATCATAATGGTTTGACGGCCAAGGAAATCCTAAAAGGCCAAGTTGGATTACATGCAGGAACGACAAATTTGGAATATGCAGGCAGCCGGTACAGGATTTTTGTTtccattaatattattatatag